catcttcacgatccgaccgatccaagcaccaaacgtacggcacctccgagttcagcacacgttcagctcgatgacgatccccgggctccgatccagcaaagcttcgggatgagttccgtcagcacgacggcgttgtgacgatgatgatgttctaccagcgaagggcttcgcctaaactccgcgacgatatgaccgaggtggaatatggtggaggggggcaccgcacacggctaaggaacgatctgtagatcaNNNNNNNNNNNNNNNNNNNNNNNNNNNNNNNNNNNNNNNNNNNNNNNNNNNNNNNNNNNNNNNNNNNNNNNNNNNNNNNNNNNNNNNNNNNNNNNNNNNNNNNNNNNNNNNNNNNNNNNNNNNNNNNNNNNNNNNNNNNNNNNNNNNNNNNNNNNNNNNNNNNNNNNNNNNNNNNNNNNNNNNNNNNNNNNNNNNNNNNNNNNNNNNNNNNNNNNNNNNNNNNNNNNNNNNNNNNNNNNNNNNNNNNNNNNNNNNNNNNNNNNNNNNNNNNNNNNNNNNNNNatataaaggagccaggggggaggaggcggccggccaaggagggcacgccaaggggggagtcctactcccaccgggagtaggactcccttctttcctagttagaGTAGgaaaagggggaaggaggaggaagaggggaaggaaagggggggcgccgcccccctctccttgtcctattcggactaggaaggggagggggcgcggctcacctcttgcctcctctcctcttctcccttatggcccatgtaggcccaataacccccgggagggttccggtaaccccccggtactccggtaaaatgccgatttcacctggaacacttccgatgtccaaacataggcttccaatatatcaatatttatgtctcaaccattctgagactcctcgtcatgtccgtgatcacatctgggactccgaacaaacttcggtacatcaaaacttataaactcataataaaattgtcatcgtaacgttaagcgtgcggaccctacgggttcgagaactatgtagacatgacctagaaccattcttggtcaataaccaatagcggaacctggatgcccatattggttcttacatattctacgaagatctttatcggtcaaaccgcataacaacatacgttgttccctttgtcatcggtatgttacttgcctgagattcgaccgtcggtatccaatacctagttcaatctcattaccggaaagtctctttactcgttacataatgcatcatcccgtaaccaactcattggtcacattgcttgcaaggcttatagtgatgtgcattaccgagagggcccagagatacctctccaacaatcggagtgacaaaacctaatctcgaaatacgccaactcagcatgtaccttcggagacacctgtagtactcctttatcacccagttacgttgtgacgtttggtagtacccaaagtgttcctccggtaaacgggagttgcataatctcatagttacaggaacatgtataagtcatgaagaaagcagtagcaatatactaaacgatcaactgctaggctaacggaatgggtcatgtcaatcacatcattctcctaatgatgtgatcccattaataaaatgacaacacatgtctatggttaggaaacacaaccatctttgattaatgagctagtcaagtagaggcatactagtgactatatgtttgtctatgtattcacacatgtatcatgtttccggttaatacaattctagcatgaataataaacatttatcatgatatgaggaaataaataataactttattattgcatctatggcatatttccttcaaatagtgACCGTTGCTACCGTGCACATGGTACGTAGAACGAGTCAAGACGTGGTGAGTCGAGTCGGTTGGTTggttgtggatgaacagttcccggtgggggtttgatgaacaggaccccgtggtagtaggctgTTGCCgcgggatgaacaggaccccaaggaGGCTATCGCACcctagccggttgggggtggatgaacaggaccctctggAGCCTctatgaatagtagccggtggatgaatagtagctggtggaggctgaaggaggtcgatggtggatgaatagtagctcgtggaggctggggcGCAGCAGTAgaaggtggatgaacaagacctcaTTTCGACCGTAagcgctccaatacaagtccgtttcctccgttttatggtacgccacacccctccctatcaacaggaccccgtttcgactgtaggcacTCGaatacaagtctgtttcctccgttttgcggtaggccagacccttcccgatgaacaggacccattTCGACCGTACGTGGTCGAACAGAAGGCTCGTTTCCTTCGTTCTGTGTtacgccagacctcgttttggCTGTTCCATCTAAGCCGGTTGTCTCCTAATGAACACaacattccattgcctcccaatgaacacgacgcattatgttgcctcccgatgaacacgacacagtttctccgtttcgGCCCAGCCGGTTGGCTTCTGATGAACAggacgtcgttgctgccgtccattgcctctccatgtacacgagccctggccgtacgtatgcgcgagtacacgttcgagaccccacccgtatgtacgtatgtggatgtattttttggcatctggctgtatgtacgtgtacgctGTTTTGACTGGACTGCCTCAACTACTACCGCTCCTTACTCGGACATGGTTCATCGTGGCAAACAGACCGATCGACCGGTATGTACacagacaacgctacgtatgctttgaccaggttGGTTCCAGCTGTCGGGGggcaaggaggcatttccttgtgtgtgaatatatagctggtgggtcccagtggtCAGAGGCGGAATAATATATTTTTTGCCCataataaggagtcacttccttggGAGCAAAGATGttgttggtgggtcccagctgtcaggagcaggcataaggaggcacttccttccttgcGAAGATATACGTGGTGGGTCCCAGCTTTCATGGGGAGGAATAATTTTTATTTTCGCGTAACAATGAGGCGGTTGCAGTGTGCGTCCATGGacctggtgcgtccccactgtcagcctctccacgtataatcctcttccgatgactcttgtttgatgaccatgttgaccacgccacgccgagcgcaccaaggcggtggacaacggcgaggccccggacgacaACGAGCCGGTgatgggaagacacggcagtggagtcgcagacggagagatgtacgagggttaactgattCTGGTGCGGCGTGGTTCTGCAGTCAGTAGAGAATAACATCACTCATTTATTCATTTAAATGGATTTTTTGTAAAGAAATTGTAAATATAATCCTAAAACCCTATATGTTTTAGTGTGGCCTTGCCATGGTCGTAAGTGGTTACCATAAAAATTTCAGGTCTTCTGAAATTAGTTTGATCCCTCAAATAATTTAAGCAacaacttttatttttattttattaggattgtaaagagagaggggaagaacaaGGACCGTCTCTTAAGTAACAAGAGCATCCATGCATCTTGATCGATGAAAAAAACACACATGAATAACCAACGAAGAAGCCCAAATCACATGGTGGAAATCAGTGAAAAAATAATGATAAGCAAGCAAAACATCAACTTGACAATAACTATTCATTTGACAAATGATAATTAATGACCAccatattttttttttgcaaacatAACCACTGAATAAGTTCACCAACACCACCTTATAGACTCTTGGTTCATTACAACCATTATGACATAAACAAGCACACTGAAATGTAGACATGGGTAATACTAAGTGTTCATTACTTCAGCGCGGCCTAGATGTTCCTCTACTCAAAGGCCCACTGGTTTTCCCTGCggatcttctcctcctcctcgggtCTTAATTTCTCATTGATGTTGAAGATCTTGCGGATCTCCTCTGGCGTCTTTCCCGTGATCATGTCGGCGACGGTCTGGCAAGTCAGGTCTAGGAGCCCCCTGATGTTGAGGTGGTTCGCAGCCTGAGAGGGGGCAAAAGAGCAAAAGGGATAATGGTGTGTCAGAGGGAAGCATTGGTTTACAAAAACATGGATAATTACATATACCACCTACATAGATGTTTTTGAGACAAACTAAAACACAAAACAAGGTGTGCAATAATCAAAAGATATTCATTCAAAGACCATAACATGGGTTAACATAAATGGATTGATAGTCAAGAAAAGTTAACATAACTGTAACAAAATAGAGTGAGATCAGACACAGCAAGCACCACTTCTCAAAATGCATTGGCAATTGCATTCATCATCCAATAATTTGGATATCAACATATATGTCTAGTACACCACAATCATCAGTCAAGCAATGATATGCAGATGAACACATTCATAGCCAATATGGATCAATATAGTGGCATTTAAAAGATTTGCTCAGATGATAAAGGCAGCGATAACAATAAAGTTAGAAACATAGTTATCTATCATAGTAAAATCAAACCACAACACAAAACATGTGTTTAGGGGTCAGTAATATATGAAACTGGAATATGTATTGCAAGTGAAGATGCCACATGTGAGATACAAATCTTATCTATGATAAAATAAGATAACtataagaaaagaaactaaaagtaaaTAGTGCTAAACTCTTGCAAACAAGATCAGGATTTTATAGTGGCCATGGGAAGTCCTGTGTGGTTTCACTTCAAACGATGGAAAGCATCATCACTTCTAACATGGACAGGCACAATGTATCATCTCGTGATTTAGCTACAAGGATGTAATGTTAATAGAACCACAATCAATACTCAACCAATGCTAGATAGAAGAAGGCATTCATAGATGACATGGATCAATAGTGGTATCTAAAAGATTAGTTGAGATCATAAATATTTGATACAAAGTTAGAAACATTAGCATGATCATGTGATTTAGCTATCACTATGTATACAGCAAAATAAATAGTAACTCGATGCTAGATAGAAGAAAAAGGCATTCATTGTTGACATATggaccagtagtgaaacctataagATAATAAAGACATAGATAGCAAAATTAGAAAGAAGTGTGTGATCTACAATGCATAATTACAAATATCAAAGTAGTAATGTATGATATTGGATTTATGTATTATAACTAAGGATGACACATGCGACATACCACCCTATCTATGATAAACCAACATAACTAAACAAATTCAGAGCAGATCTACTAAAGTCTAGCATACAAGatcataatttcacactagatatGGACATTCATGCATGGTTCAAATCTAGAAACAACAGTGACAAATATAGAAACATCAGACCATATATTGCTCTGTGTGGTCTGATGCTTCCGCAAGTTATTGAAAGAGAAACCACTCAATCATCATCCCATATATGTAATTTACAAACAAAATGATAGTGAATCTAATAATTTAAAATGTTTCTAGGTTATTCATATATAGTGAAGCATATTGGACCAGATGAACATGGAACTGTAAATTAATATAGCTCCCCAGATAATGCCCGAACCTAGCTATTAGGGTTAGTATGTATGGTCGGCCGCTTTCTACATCGCCAATAACAACTCTTTATGACCTAAACCTAATACATTGTGTAACCTAACCTAATCCAATCGAGTCAAATCTACCTTGATGAAGGTACGAGGACATATTCCAATCTATCCAAATCTCAATCAGACACAAGTAACAAGCCACACTAAACAAAAACAATGTTGATTCCATCAATGGGGGATAGTAAAACAATAGATCTAAAGAATGTCAAGGaacaaatcaaaggatggaaagtaATCACACCAGTGCGAGGTCGAATATGGTGGCCGTGTCGACCTTGACGAAATTGGCGTCCCAGTTTTTGAGGTCCTCTGCGGGCGCCGCAGGCACAGCCGATGTAGCACCTAACGGCCTAGCTCCTCCTCCAAAATTAGATGTGTCGGTGGCCTTTGCTTGGACGTGTTTGTTGCAGTACTCAATGACCTTGGAGAGGATCTTTGAGTTGACATTGCGGAGCAACAAGCCGTTGTCAGTATATTCGTCCTCGATCATGTGCCGGATCATTTGCGACTCCATGGCCACCGCCTGCTCCACCTCAAACTCCTTACCGTCTGAACTCTTGAgcttgatgatcttgttcttgcccTCTGCGGTCGCCATCGGGTGGATCGGAGCTAGGGTTGGGGTCGGAAAATTGGGGATCAAGGAAACCCTAACTAGAAGAGGAAACTCTAGCGGCGGCGGAAGAAAGGAGGAAAGATGGGGTGTTTTATTGCAGGGTTGATTGGGCTTTTGGGGAATTTATTTTGGGCCGATTGAGCAACGTTTGGATGGGTAGATATGTAGCTTATGGGCCTTAGAAAGAAATGAAGCCAAATAATACAAAACAAGATGAAATCAAACCAATTTTTTTACGAGTTCAAAGGGGTCAAACTACAAAATTCATATTTTCCAATTTGATAAGGACAACATTGGTATCTTCGGTTGGAACAACTTTACCACCTTCCCAGGACGTGGGCTCACATTATAAGTTGGCCCACATGACCAAAGTttaatttttatttattgttttgcgAATCGACAGGCTTAACGCATGCCGAATGATTTTCTGTCaaaccaaaaacatgcagaaaacagtaaCTGGCTCTAGGCATTGAATTTATAGTTCAGTTCggaaaaataatataaattgctaTAGGTGGTATTATAATAGCATgagtcaatcaaaaattataggtaagtTTGAGACGTATGAGTTATCGAGCAGAACATAGTACATACGCATATACCTTCACCCCTATGAACGATGCAAGATTCGTTGGGTACTTTCTGCCAGCTCATGGGGTACATATTTAATTTGTACACATATATTGTTTTTGCGGCTGCTTTGAGCCGCGGGAATTTTGTGGATATTACATGTTGATACATCAACCATCACCGAATTACTCTTATAAGGGATGCaattactcttataaagaatgatgGAGTCCCGCCTCACGGCCACTCCACCGTCCAACCATGTTGGGTCGTTCCTCACCCCTATGAGCGTGGGGAGCCCCTGGTCTGGCACCTTTTCTTCGCCACTGCGTGCACATTTCGTGCAATGAGGGTGGTGTCTAAGACCAACTCCAATGCGCCGACGCGTTTTGTTCGTGCATGTCCGTTTGGATCAAAATAAACACAAACCGCGGCCCAATGTGCCGACGCAAACGGACGAGTGTTCGCTTTTTGTCTGCCCGCGACTCATTTCAGACCAAGATTTGAGTCAGGTTTGCATCAGCACGGACATGACACGGACGCACGCGACGCCCGCCCTTGTCCTCCCCCCTAGCCCGTCATTTGGTGGCACATTGGCAGTTTCCCTCCTCTCCTGTCCAAAGCTAAGACACCCGGGCACCCCGCCTTCACCGTTGTCGGCCAGTTCCGGCCGGTTGGGCATTGCCCAGGCCGCCGCCTGCACCCACAAACCTCCCCCGGCAACACGCCGCTCCTGACGGGTACCCTTGCCGGCGAGCCAGGCCTAGTTTCACCGCCGTCGtagcacccccacccccaccccatgaCCATGCCACCACCCTCACCTTCGACGCCGCCGGCAA
This portion of the Triticum dicoccoides isolate Atlit2015 ecotype Zavitan chromosome 7A, WEW_v2.0, whole genome shotgun sequence genome encodes:
- the LOC119331018 gene encoding SKP1-like protein 1 translates to MATAEGKNKIIKLKSSDGKEFEVEQAVAMESQMIRHMIEDEYTDNGLLLRNVNSKILSKVIEYCNKHVQAKATDTSNFGGGARPLGATSAVPAAPAEDLKNWDANFVKVDTATIFDLALAANHLNIRGLLDLTCQTVADMITGKTPEEIRKIFNINEKLRPEEEEKIRRENQWAFE